A single region of the Halobellus ruber genome encodes:
- a CDS encoding MoaD/ThiS family protein → MATIKIPAVLGDGGASTVEVAGATLGEVFENHAAEHGPGLRNSVFDDGDIKEFINVYVDGSETSDPDAPVDEDSRIRIIPAASGGR, encoded by the coding sequence ATGGCGACGATCAAGATACCAGCGGTACTCGGCGACGGCGGCGCCTCGACGGTCGAGGTCGCCGGCGCCACGCTCGGAGAGGTCTTCGAGAACCACGCGGCCGAACACGGCCCGGGACTCAGGAACAGCGTGTTCGATGACGGCGACATCAAGGAGTTCATCAACGTCTACGTCGACGGCAGCGAGACGTCCGACCCCGACGCCCCGGTCGACGAGGACAGCCGGATCCGGATCATCCCGGCCGCAAGCGGCGGGCGCTGA
- the ubaA gene encoding SAMP-activating enzyme E1, protein MSDLDLDPTQLDRYSRHIIMDDVGPEGQKDLLDANVLVLGAGGLGSPIIQYLAAAGVGTLGIADDDEVELSNLQRQVIHGDDDVGRKKVDSAAAFVADLNPDVDVERHELRVGPDNIEALIDGYDFVVDGTDNFQTRYLVNDACTLAGIPFSHGSIFQFEGQITTFAGGDDSPCYRCMFPEAPPAGMVPNCATAGVLGVLPGTVGCVQATEAIKYALGKGDLLDGRMVFYNALEMEFDTVEITKKDDCPVCGDDPAIDSVHDVEYTASCSITREAEPAVSDD, encoded by the coding sequence ATGTCAGATCTCGATCTCGACCCGACGCAGCTGGATCGGTACTCCAGGCACATCATTATGGACGACGTCGGTCCCGAGGGCCAGAAGGACCTGCTCGACGCCAACGTCCTGGTGCTCGGCGCGGGCGGGCTCGGATCACCGATCATCCAGTATCTCGCAGCGGCCGGCGTCGGGACCCTCGGGATCGCCGACGACGACGAGGTCGAACTCTCGAACCTCCAGCGGCAGGTCATCCACGGCGACGACGACGTCGGCCGGAAGAAGGTCGACAGCGCCGCGGCGTTCGTGGCCGATCTGAATCCCGACGTCGACGTCGAGAGACACGAACTCCGCGTCGGGCCCGACAACATCGAAGCGCTCATCGACGGCTACGACTTCGTCGTCGACGGCACCGACAACTTCCAGACGCGGTACCTGGTGAACGACGCGTGTACCCTCGCGGGCATCCCCTTCTCCCACGGCTCGATCTTCCAGTTCGAAGGGCAGATCACCACGTTCGCGGGGGGCGACGACTCGCCGTGTTACCGGTGTATGTTCCCCGAGGCCCCGCCGGCGGGGATGGTCCCGAACTGTGCGACAGCGGGCGTGCTGGGCGTTCTCCCCGGCACCGTCGGCTGCGTTCAGGCCACCGAGGCCATCAAGTACGCCTTGGGGAAGGGCGACCTCCTGGACGGCCGGATGGTGTTCTACAACGCCCTCGAGATGGAGTTCGACACGGTCGAGATCACGAAGAAGGACGACTGCCCGGTCTGCGGCGACGACCCCGCGATCGATTCCGTCCACGACGTGGAGTACACCGCCTCGTGTTCGATCACCCGCGAGGCCGAGCCGGCGGTCTCCGACGACTGA
- a CDS encoding desampylase yields MLTLTREAYDEIVYQGYGGGSEEICGVLAGDYGDEASHVADVYPVENAADTPQIRYAMDPEEQLAVIDEIEDAGSAVVGFYHSHPAGPTHPSETDAERATWPGYSYAICAFDGYPFLGSWRWRGDGFEGERVAVEG; encoded by the coding sequence GTGCTGACGCTCACCCGCGAGGCCTACGACGAGATCGTCTACCAGGGGTACGGCGGCGGGAGCGAGGAGATCTGCGGCGTCCTCGCCGGCGACTACGGCGACGAGGCGAGCCACGTCGCCGACGTCTACCCCGTCGAGAACGCCGCCGACACCCCGCAGATCCGGTACGCGATGGATCCGGAGGAACAGCTCGCGGTGATCGACGAGATCGAGGACGCCGGATCGGCGGTCGTGGGCTTCTATCACAGCCACCCCGCGGGGCCGACCCACCCCAGCGAAACCGACGCCGAGCGCGCGACGTGGCCGGGCTACTCCTATGCGATCTGTGCGTTCGACGGCTACCCGTTCTTGGGCTCGTGGCGGTGGCGCGGCGACGGCTTCGAGGGCGAGCGGGTCGCCGTCGAGGGGTAG
- a CDS encoding rhodanese-like domain-containing protein has protein sequence MVEEVPPEDVKDRIDNGDDTQIIDIRSPAQFEQGHIPGAINIPMAELPSRVDEVEWSDDVVVACPIGQSSVQAARLIGSYEGVDDDSSVSSMAGGYEAWEYDLETEE, from the coding sequence ATGGTCGAGGAAGTTCCCCCCGAAGACGTCAAGGATCGGATCGACAACGGCGACGACACCCAGATCATCGACATCCGGTCGCCCGCGCAGTTCGAGCAGGGCCACATCCCCGGCGCGATCAACATTCCGATGGCGGAGCTCCCCAGCCGGGTCGACGAGGTCGAGTGGAGCGACGACGTGGTCGTGGCGTGTCCCATCGGCCAGTCGTCGGTCCAGGCCGCCCGGCTCATTGGGAGCTACGAGGGCGTCGACGACGACTCGTCGGTCAGCAGTATGGCCGGCGGCTACGAGGCCTGGGAGTACGACCTCGAAACCGAGGAGTGA
- a CDS encoding sulfurtransferase TusA family protein: MSESGWEGVVDLPDELDDETAEELFERATEVQDMTGEVCPYPQVEAKKAIQSLESGDLLVQETDHVPSTENVPKSVEGQADANVWKSGDGRYRIFLRKQ; the protein is encoded by the coding sequence ATGTCAGAATCAGGCTGGGAGGGCGTCGTCGACCTCCCCGACGAACTCGACGACGAGACGGCAGAGGAACTGTTCGAGCGGGCGACGGAGGTACAGGACATGACCGGCGAGGTCTGCCCGTACCCCCAGGTCGAGGCGAAGAAGGCGATCCAGAGCCTCGAATCGGGCGACCTCCTCGTCCAGGAGACCGACCACGTCCCGAGCACCGAGAACGTCCCGAAGTCGGTCGAGGGGCAGGCCGACGCCAACGTCTGGAAGAGCGGCGACGGACGCTACCGGATCTTCCTCCGGAAACAGTAA
- the msrA gene encoding peptide-methionine (S)-S-oxide reductase MsrA: MTAQATFGGGCFWCTEAAMEVLDGVESVTSGYAGGDTDDPTYREVCSGSTGHAEVVQVEYDPDVIGYDDLLEVFFATHDPTQLNRQGPDVGSQYRSIVLYHDETQREQAEAYIEALDPEYDDEIVTEVEPLERFWRAEEKHQDYFAKNPRDAYCRMHAKPKVEKVRERFAEKVAQ, from the coding sequence ATGACGGCGCAAGCGACGTTCGGCGGCGGGTGTTTCTGGTGTACCGAGGCCGCAATGGAAGTCCTCGACGGCGTCGAGTCGGTCACGTCAGGGTACGCCGGCGGCGACACCGACGACCCGACCTACCGGGAGGTCTGCTCCGGAAGCACCGGCCACGCGGAGGTCGTCCAGGTCGAATACGATCCCGACGTCATCGGCTACGACGACCTGCTCGAAGTCTTCTTTGCCACGCACGACCCCACGCAGTTGAACCGGCAGGGTCCCGACGTGGGGTCGCAGTACCGCTCGATCGTGCTGTACCACGACGAGACTCAGCGGGAACAGGCCGAGGCGTACATCGAGGCGCTGGACCCGGAGTACGACGACGAGATCGTGACCGAGGTCGAACCGCTGGAGCGGTTCTGGCGCGCCGAGGAGAAACATCAGGACTACTTCGCGAAGAACCCACGCGACGCCTACTGCCGGATGCACGCGAAGCCGAAAGTCGAGAAGGTCCGCGAGCGGTTCGCCGAGAAGGTCGCACAGTAG
- a CDS encoding glutamate-5-semialdehyde dehydrogenase gives MNHHTTDRAAETKITDAQSAALELANLPESTRNDALHAIADAIEANADAILDANERDVAAAEELLAAGEYTQAFVDRLTLSASKLESIAGMVRSVAGQDDPLGRTLAARELDADLELYKVSVPIGVLGAVFESRPDALVQIAALSLKSGNAVVLKGGSEATHSNRILFEIIVEAAADADVPDGWAQLIEAREDVQTLLERDDAVDLLMPRGSSSFVSYVEDNTSIPVLGHTEGVCHVYVDSEADLGMAADVAYDAKVQYPAVCNAVETLLVHESVAEEFLPAMADRYREAGVELRGDERVRDVIDAEAATDADWRTEYGDLILAIRVVDSVADAIDHINTNGSKHTESILTEDQDAAARFMHGIDAASVFHNASTRFADGYRFGLGAEVGISTGKTHARGPVGLEGLTTYKYHLEGDGHLVATYAGEDPRPFTHADFEGEWTPGRLSDREE, from the coding sequence ATGAACCACCACACCACCGACCGAGCCGCCGAAACGAAGATCACCGACGCACAGTCCGCGGCCCTGGAGCTCGCGAACCTCCCCGAGTCGACCCGGAACGACGCGCTGCACGCGATCGCCGACGCGATCGAGGCCAACGCCGACGCGATCCTCGACGCCAACGAACGGGACGTCGCCGCGGCCGAGGAGCTACTGGCGGCCGGCGAGTACACCCAGGCGTTCGTCGACCGGCTGACGCTCTCGGCGTCGAAACTCGAGAGCATCGCCGGGATGGTCCGCAGCGTCGCGGGCCAGGACGACCCCCTCGGGCGGACGCTCGCGGCCCGCGAACTCGACGCCGACCTCGAACTCTACAAGGTGTCGGTGCCGATCGGCGTCCTCGGCGCGGTGTTCGAGTCCCGGCCCGACGCCTTGGTGCAGATCGCCGCGCTCAGCCTCAAATCCGGCAACGCAGTCGTGCTCAAGGGGGGCAGCGAGGCCACGCACTCCAACCGGATCCTCTTCGAGATCATCGTCGAGGCCGCCGCCGACGCCGACGTCCCCGACGGGTGGGCCCAGCTGATCGAGGCCCGCGAGGACGTCCAGACCCTGCTCGAACGCGACGACGCGGTCGACCTGCTCATGCCCCGCGGGAGCTCGTCGTTCGTGAGCTACGTCGAGGACAACACCTCGATCCCCGTCCTCGGCCACACGGAGGGCGTCTGTCACGTCTACGTCGACAGCGAGGCGGACCTGGGGATGGCCGCGGACGTCGCCTACGACGCGAAGGTCCAGTACCCCGCGGTCTGTAACGCCGTCGAGACCCTGCTGGTCCACGAGTCGGTCGCCGAGGAGTTCCTCCCCGCGATGGCCGACCGCTACCGCGAGGCCGGCGTCGAACTCCGCGGCGACGAGCGGGTTCGAGACGTCATCGACGCCGAGGCGGCGACCGACGCGGACTGGCGGACCGAGTACGGCGACCTGATCCTCGCGATCAGGGTGGTCGACTCCGTTGCCGACGCGATCGACCACATCAACACGAACGGCTCGAAGCACACCGAGTCGATACTGACTGAGGACCAGGACGCCGCGGCGCGGTTTATGCACGGCATCGACGCCGCGAGCGTCTTCCACAACGCCTCGACCCGCTTTGCCGACGGCTACCGGTTCGGGCTGGGCGCGGAGGTGGGAATTAGCACCGGAAAGACCCACGCCCGCGGCCCGGTCGGGCTGGAGGGGCTCACCACCTACAAGTACCACCTGGAGGGCGACGGCCACCTGGTCGCCACCTACGCCGGCGAGGACCCCCGGCCGTTCACCCACGCCGACTTCGAGGGCGAGTGGACGCCCGGGCGACTCTCGGATCGAGAGGAGTAG
- the proB gene encoding glutamate 5-kinase — protein sequence MNAVATEDVDHARSLAAEAGRVVVKAGTNSLTNDESKLDDGKLDKLVDDIADLIDREREVVLVSSGAIGAGKGRIGFDPDDTVEESQAVSTIGQSHLMRRYTESFERYGLTVAQILVTDQDLEDPERFTNFKNTVETLLSWGVVPIINENDAVATEEIRIGDNDMLSASVTVAVGADLLVTLTDVAGVYTANPKDDPDAELIDAVGRNYDAVERIVEETASGSFGGIRTKVRGARTVSEHGIPAIIAESTEPDVLEAIATEQSIGTIFLPINDHV from the coding sequence ATGAACGCTGTCGCCACCGAGGACGTCGACCACGCCCGGAGTCTCGCGGCCGAGGCCGGCCGGGTCGTGGTCAAGGCCGGGACCAACTCCCTCACCAACGACGAATCGAAGCTCGACGACGGGAAACTCGACAAGCTCGTCGACGACATCGCCGACCTGATCGACCGCGAGAGGGAGGTCGTCCTGGTCTCCTCGGGGGCGATCGGCGCCGGGAAGGGCCGGATCGGGTTCGACCCCGACGACACCGTCGAGGAGTCCCAGGCGGTCTCGACCATCGGGCAGAGCCACCTGATGCGGCGGTACACCGAGAGCTTCGAGCGCTACGGGCTGACGGTCGCCCAGATCCTGGTGACCGACCAGGACCTCGAGGACCCCGAGCGGTTCACCAACTTCAAGAACACCGTCGAGACGCTCCTGTCGTGGGGCGTCGTGCCGATCATCAACGAAAACGACGCGGTCGCCACCGAGGAGATCCGGATCGGCGACAACGACATGCTCTCGGCGTCGGTCACCGTCGCGGTCGGCGCCGACCTGCTGGTCACGCTGACCGACGTGGCCGGCGTCTACACGGCCAATCCCAAGGACGACCCCGACGCGGAGCTGATCGACGCGGTCGGCCGGAACTACGACGCGGTCGAACGGATCGTCGAGGAGACCGCAAGCGGCTCCTTCGGCGGGATCCGGACGAAAGTCCGGGGCGCCCGGACCGTGAGCGAGCACGGCATCCCCGCGATCATCGCGGAGTCGACCGAACCCGACGTGCTCGAAGCCATCGCCACCGAACAGTCAATCGGAACCATCTTCCTCCCCATCAACGATCACGTATGA
- the proC gene encoding pyrroline-5-carboxylate reductase yields the protein MIDVSVIGCGNMGSALITGLSRAGGYRITAYDVDPEALEAISAHCDRTTTDLGDVRDSELVVLAVKPDIVPIVLEDLDLRAEQTLVTIAAGVSRARVAAETGATVVRIMPNLAAETQTMAAAVSWDDPDETVRQMLSDLGEYVEIDEDRMHVATALNGSGPAFVFYLIRAMQERAVAEGLDPADARTLAAQTFKGAAETVLRSDRDLDALIDAVCSPGGTTIEGMEVLFDSDVDDVVGDALSAARRRSEELAGDDTE from the coding sequence ATGATCGACGTCAGCGTGATCGGCTGCGGAAACATGGGGAGCGCCCTGATCACGGGGCTCTCCCGGGCCGGCGGCTACCGTATCACGGCCTACGACGTGGACCCCGAGGCCCTGGAGGCGATCTCGGCGCACTGCGACCGGACGACCACCGATCTCGGTGACGTCCGCGACTCCGAACTCGTCGTGCTCGCGGTGAAACCCGACATCGTCCCGATCGTGCTCGAGGACCTCGACCTCCGGGCCGAGCAGACGCTCGTCACCATCGCGGCCGGCGTCTCCCGGGCCCGCGTCGCCGCCGAGACCGGCGCCACGGTCGTCCGGATCATGCCCAACCTCGCCGCGGAGACGCAGACGATGGCCGCGGCCGTGTCGTGGGACGACCCCGACGAGACCGTCCGGCAGATGCTCTCGGACCTCGGCGAGTACGTCGAGATCGACGAGGACCGGATGCACGTCGCCACCGCCCTGAACGGCAGCGGCCCGGCGTTCGTCTTCTATCTGATCCGGGCGATGCAGGAACGCGCCGTCGCGGAGGGGCTCGACCCCGCCGACGCCCGGACGCTCGCGGCACAGACGTTCAAAGGCGCCGCCGAGACCGTGCTCCGCTCCGACCGCGACCTCGATGCGCTGATCGACGCGGTCTGCTCGCCCGGCGGGACCACCATCGAGGGGATGGAGGTCCTGTTCGACAGCGACGTCGACGACGTCGTGGGCGACGCCCTGAGCGCCGCCCGCCGGCGCTCGGAGGAACTCGCGGGGGACGACACGGAATGA
- a CDS encoding IclR family transcriptional regulator, translated as MADPDQLTVKTTRTSLEILSTIREADGARVSDIIDAHGMAKSTAHKHLTTLERAGYLTKSGEVYHIGFKFLNLGEYARERWYWFSAVKAAVEELSDRTEEECDFVVDDHGRVITVAESYHKWAKYGTEDGSKRYRANIGTYYPMHATGSGLAILSTYPRERVETVVDEWGLSALTDHTITSREELFVELDRTRERGYAVGDRYYTEGLRSVGRPVTAADGTVLGAVSVSGPTYRIDGPVLDREIPQALAEVVDSLESELAAMAGA; from the coding sequence ATGGCAGACCCCGACCAACTTACCGTGAAGACGACCCGGACGTCGCTGGAGATCCTCTCCACGATCCGGGAGGCCGACGGGGCGCGGGTCTCCGACATCATCGATGCCCACGGGATGGCCAAGAGCACCGCCCACAAGCACCTCACGACGCTGGAACGCGCCGGCTATCTCACCAAGTCCGGGGAGGTGTACCACATCGGGTTCAAGTTCCTGAACCTCGGGGAGTACGCCCGGGAGCGGTGGTACTGGTTCTCCGCGGTCAAAGCCGCAGTCGAGGAGCTCTCGGACCGAACCGAGGAGGAGTGTGACTTCGTCGTCGACGACCACGGCCGGGTGATCACGGTCGCCGAGTCGTACCACAAGTGGGCGAAGTACGGTACCGAAGACGGCTCCAAGCGGTACCGGGCGAACATCGGGACCTACTACCCGATGCACGCCACCGGCTCGGGGCTGGCGATCCTGTCGACGTACCCCCGGGAGCGGGTCGAGACGGTCGTCGACGAGTGGGGGTTGTCGGCGCTGACCGACCACACGATCACGTCCCGGGAGGAGCTGTTCGTGGAACTCGATCGGACCCGCGAGCGGGGCTACGCCGTCGGGGATCGATACTACACCGAGGGGCTCCGGAGCGTCGGGCGGCCGGTGACCGCGGCCGACGGGACGGTGCTCGGCGCGGTCAGCGTCTCCGGGCCCACCTACCGGATCGACGGCCCGGTACTCGACCGCGAGATACCGCAGGCGCTGGCAGAGGTCGTCGACTCGCTGGAATCCGAACTCGCGGCGATGGCCGGGGCCTGA
- a CDS encoding iron-containing alcohol dehydrogenase — MDATPHPRPFDEQYGRPLGTESRTMSLGEYTFSFPIWVEFGNGKSERTGDVIDVKGWDSALVVTDRGIRAAGILDGVESSLDAEGIDYEIYDDVEPNPTEAMVHDALETLNAGDFDVVVAVGGGSVIDTAKCATLLQTNPGPLSEYEVNDPEDVTAGSIENHTHPLITIPTTSGTGSEVDYWAVITAEDRAFKMAIGQPPLYPDGPYLGAEVSLVDPELTASLPPRQTAATGFDAFSHALENHVAAGAPELVKPYTKHVMGLVPEYLPEAYETGDMEAREQMLYGSHMAGFCENFAGFGAIHSLAEVTGGMYPEIPHGEAIAAFTAPVMRYNLEQYPARYAEVAEAMGLDTDGLSDVEAAHKAVEAVEALIDEVDLPSSLRELGVDEADLPEIAETSLDTIEIHDNPRDADAEDLLDVARDAY; from the coding sequence ATGGATGCGACACCACACCCACGACCGTTCGACGAGCAGTACGGACGCCCTCTCGGCACGGAGTCCCGGACGATGAGCCTCGGCGAGTACACCTTCTCGTTCCCGATCTGGGTCGAGTTCGGCAACGGAAAGAGCGAGCGCACCGGCGACGTCATCGACGTCAAGGGCTGGGACAGCGCCCTGGTCGTCACTGACCGGGGAATCAGGGCGGCGGGCATCCTCGACGGCGTCGAATCCTCGCTCGACGCCGAAGGGATCGACTACGAGATCTACGACGACGTCGAGCCCAACCCGACGGAGGCGATGGTCCACGACGCCCTGGAGACGCTGAACGCCGGCGACTTCGACGTGGTCGTCGCCGTGGGCGGCGGCAGCGTCATCGACACGGCGAAATGCGCGACGCTCCTGCAGACCAACCCGGGACCGCTCTCGGAGTACGAGGTCAACGATCCGGAGGACGTCACTGCGGGCAGCATCGAGAACCACACGCACCCGCTGATCACGATCCCGACGACCTCGGGGACCGGCAGCGAGGTCGACTACTGGGCCGTGATCACCGCCGAGGACCGGGCGTTCAAGATGGCGATCGGCCAGCCCCCGCTGTACCCCGACGGGCCGTACCTCGGCGCCGAGGTGTCGCTGGTGGACCCCGAACTGACCGCGTCGCTCCCGCCGCGGCAGACCGCCGCGACCGGGTTCGACGCGTTCTCCCACGCCTTGGAGAACCACGTCGCCGCCGGCGCCCCGGAACTCGTCAAGCCGTACACGAAACACGTGATGGGGCTCGTCCCGGAGTACCTGCCGGAGGCCTACGAGACGGGCGATATGGAGGCCCGCGAGCAGATGCTGTACGGGTCGCACATGGCGGGGTTCTGCGAGAACTTCGCCGGGTTCGGCGCGATCCACTCGCTTGCGGAGGTCACGGGAGGGATGTACCCGGAGATCCCGCACGGCGAGGCGATCGCGGCCTTCACCGCGCCGGTGATGCGGTACAACCTGGAGCAGTACCCCGCTCGCTACGCGGAGGTCGCCGAGGCGATGGGACTCGACACCGACGGGCTGTCCGACGTCGAAGCCGCTCATAAGGCGGTCGAGGCGGTCGAGGCCCTGATCGACGAGGTCGACCTCCCGTCGAGCCTGCGCGAACTCGGCGTCGACGAGGCGGATCTCCCCGAGATCGCCGAGACGTCGCTCGACACGATCGAGATCCACGACAATCCCCGCGACGCCGACGCCGAGGACCTGCTCGACGTCGCCCGCGACGCCTACTGA